From the Musa acuminata AAA Group cultivar baxijiao chromosome BXJ3-1, Cavendish_Baxijiao_AAA, whole genome shotgun sequence genome, the window GATTAGATTGGATAAAGTCTTGATAGATCAGTATATGGATAGATTGGATAAAGTCTTGATAGATCAAATCTCATTTTCTGACGTTTATGTTAACAAGAATAAATAAGAATTATGGATATTAAATTATACTTAAATGTAGAGGATGATACAAAAATCCCGAAAACCCTTGCCGGCCTGCGCTGTTCTCTTCTCCTGGCTTATGTAAGCACCGCGTCATCCTACATCCGTATCTAGTGTGAGCCGGGATACCAAAGGACACCTTCCGATTGGTTGTTTTGTGTGGGTCCAACAAAGAGAGTTATGAGGACCTTTCTGGTAGCGCATTCTCTCGTGCGTGGTGAATGGGACGGGACACAGGTGACACACCCCTTCCCCACTCACCCACTTAAAAATGCTCCGACCGGCCGGCCATTCCCATGGCTTCTCCTCGCCCGCAACCCGGAATCCGTCCCCTCTtcgctctcttcctctctcttttctttctcgTTTTCCTCCTCCCATGGGCGACCGGCTCTTCTCCGCTGGAGTCATCCCACCTTTATCGAGTCCTGCACATCCAAGAACGGGAGCGCTTACCGCCCGCCGTCCAGGTGGCCGCCGCCCGTGGCCTTCTCTCCCGCCTCCTCCCATTCCACGTTTCCAGCTTCGAATTCGAGATCGTTTCCAAGGTCGGCAAGTTCTTGATAATGTCTCTTACTAAGACAGACGATCAAAAAATATGAATACGTAGAATTTATTTCCTAAACTTGTTGCAGGACTACGCGTTTCTACATTTCTTGAAAGGTTTGTGTTGAATCGAGGCTTTATGGGTTTGATTCTTGATGTGCTAGATCGTTGGTTCTTGGATTTCTTTAGGAGGGTTAAATTATCTGGTTTCTGCTGAATTGGTTTCCTTCTTCGTCCATTTCCCCGAGTCTTGggttccttcctctctctcttgtCTTTCTCCTAGGCCTCGTCGCATGGACGAATGGCTCTTCTCCGCTGGAGTCCTCCAATCTATATAGAGTCTTGTCGACATCCAAGAACGGAGGCCCTCGCCGCCGTCATCCAGGTGGCCGCCGCCCCTGGCCTCCTCGCCCGCCTCCTCCTTTTTCACGTTTCCAACTTCGAGTTTGAGATGGTTTCCAAGGTCGCCGACGTCTTTATTGCTAATTTCTCTTACCTTAGACAGACGATCAAATAATATGATTCTGTAGAATTTATTGCCCAAACTTGTTATAGGACTACGCGGTTCTGCATTTCTTGAAAGGTTTCTGCTGAATTGGGcttttatggatttgattcttgatgtgCTCTAGTGTGCTAGACCGTTGGTTCTTGGATTACTTTAGGAGAGTTGAATTACCTGAATCTTCAAAGGAGGAAAAAATTGACAAGTGGAAGTATTGGCATCATTGTATAGAGGATCATGGTATGTTATTCAAGAAATTCTTGCATTTCCATGCACTTTGGCAACATCTTCCACATTCAAACATGTACAGAAAATTATTACAAATGTTTGACCACCTTGCTTATTTGCCACTTCTTGTTAAGGGTGGATTACAGGCAGGAATTTGTATCAACTGTTGATCTCCTGTGTAATAATAGTAACTAGTGGCTACATAGTATCTAACAGTGACACTTCTGAATATTACAGTGGATTCAGTTAATAGTTAGATTACTTGGAAGCAAGAATGATGTAGGTCATGTAGCACAATTGTTTGTGTCTACAAGGAAAATTCTATGCATCAGTTTAGAACCTGATGACTGTTGATCATTTTAGTTTTCGTGATTAACATTAGGATGCATTAACATTTTCCAAGAACTAATTGCAATTAACAGAAAATAATTGCAGAGAACATAACTGAAGCTGCTGGATTATTTCCAAGAACTCTCAGGAACCATTTTTGGTAAGTGCAGAGTCGTTCttatgatgaactaagtaatacaTCTAAAATCGACCAACACTATATTGTGTTAAATTGAAAATTTGGACTAGCGACAAGATAGACTGATCAATGAAGCAGCAAATGGTATAGATGCATGAAGAACAAAACAAGCCATTGTCTCATCGAAACATCTGAGAATGCAAAATCTAGGACAGATAATGTGCAGATAACCTGAAAAATTCAGGACTCAGTTCGAAGGTTAAATCGACTCTAGCATCAAGGTCATAAAGACAAAAATTAGAAGGATAGAGATTTAAGTAACTGTTGTATATGGTTGGGTTATTTTGGTGCTTAGGTCCTCAAATATTCTTTTAGTAATTGATGAGGAACTTTGTTATTTCAAGTGGATGTAGCTATCATGACCTCGTTGATGCAATTGGAAGAAATGGAAAATTAGTAGCAAATGGTCATATCGAAAAACAATTTTGTTGATGTTAAAGTGCTACTGTTAACTTAATTAAAGGAGTCTACAAGTTAGTAAATATTTTGTGgagaaaagcaaaaaagaaaattgtTCAATATCCATAAGGGAATTGATTTATAGGAGGTTTTTCAGCAAGATACAAAGGACTGGCTTTTGGCTGATAATTAAATTGGATCTGCACTCTTCATTAGTGTATTTTACTAACTCCTTCGTGATTAGACTATATTAAAAGATCTAACATTTTCTGATGTGTCATGGACAATTGAATCTTGCTAATACTCAATGATTATTCCTTTTAAGTGTTCTGCAAACTCATTTATCTTTAGAAAGAAAATTGGGACATGGGTAAGGGAACTTAACATGTGTAACAAGTTCAAGTAGTTAATTCATGTTTAATATATTCTATTCAGTAATAGGTTCAAACAAGTATAAAAACTTTTGCTAGATGAAGGCGAATATAATATCCAATAGAGATACGTGGCAGATGAATACTTGAAATTTTAGATCGTTTAGTTGCATCTATTTGTTGATTGGAGTATTGTGTCAATCCTCTTTCAAAGTTCTATATTAATCAAGATATCTTTTGTATCTATATGATTGTAGTAATTGTCAACATCCAGATCATTTAAATgttcaaatttttcatcactgTATTCTCTGCTAAGTGGATAACACTTCACTGGACTTATTTTTAAGGAAACATGTGGTGGAGTAGCATGCTTCATTATTAGCAACCATCCATCATTAAGTACAAAAGGATTCCCAGAAATACTGTAAGTACCATTAATTGTTTTTCATATTTATATtgattcattcttttgttcaTTGATGGTATAGGTTGGTGATTTTGTAAATTGAAGATTAAAATGCTTATTTGCTTTGTTCTTTTATCAGATTGAACTTCACTGACAAAATATAGAAAAATCCATGAAGAGTATGGTCCTCAATGAAATTGCTAAAGTATAAGATTagtaaaacaaggctagattggtAATATTGTTAATTGGTTACTACATTATTGTTTTGGTCTTCCTCATAAGATGTATGATGGCAACCTCCTTATTTTTGATGGATGCTAATTTTTACtacattattattttgtttttcctCATAAGATGTGGGAGGGTGACCTTCTTATTCTTGTTGAATGCTAATTTGGCACCAAGTCATCAACCAGGGTGAATAAGTTGGGAGTCAAATTACTTAAATGTAGCTTGGTTGTGTTGGATACAGTATGCAGAGGCATTCTTTTGTACTTTGTTGACATTTTTTATTCATTGGGTAAAGATGGAAGGGAGCTTGATTCTTCTATATCTGATTGGTTTTACTTACTGCTTTCCTTGGTCGATGCTGAAAATCCATCTAGTtggctttctttcttccttctaaTGGTTCTGTTTGTTAGACTGTGTCCATCAAGATATTGTGTGGGACAACATCTGGATGTCTTGGCCAATAAATTTGTTTCTAATTTATGGAACTCCTTTCCATCAAGATTTATGGATATCGGAATTTTGGTACAGAATTATGCTACTATAAGTTTTTGTATatggtttttcatttttttttaattagtgaaatatgaaagtatttaaaaaatacttCAGATGCTTATCCTGTAATTGTGCCTCCTGGTTTGTGTTCCAATATTGAAATACTCTGTCAATGTTTTAACAGAATCCAAGGGACAAGTGGTGTGGAACTTTCTGCTGGTCTCCATTGGTACTTAAAACACTGGTGTCTGATACACATATCTTGGGAGAAGACCGGTGGTCTACAGTTGTCATCTCTACCAAAAGTGGGCTCCCTTCCGCATGTTCCTTCGGCTGGTATTTTGGTACAAAGACCTGTTCCGTTGAGTTACTACCAGAATGCTGTTACATCCAGTTGTAAGttactttattatttattttttaagttgATTTGGCGCTCAATAGCCCCCTTAGTTTGGTCTAGAAGTCTATTAATGTGAGACAGAAGTATCTAATTTCATCTTGATAGCTATTATTTGAAATTCACTTTCTAGTTTTTATATTACTTAAAAGCTACACATAAAGTTGAAACGAGTTTAATCTAGTCTGAAAATCCAAGAAACCAACTTTTGGCATGTGTATGTATGAGAGCTAGCATAAGGAcattttttcttttagtttcGTAAATTTTAGTGAATACTACTACAAATTATTTGAGCATCTTATGTACTTCGGTACATTATTTATCCTCAAAAGAAGAGAAATAAATGGATAGTTTCACTGTTTTTGAACAACATAGCTATTAGTTAAAATAAAATACGAAAGCTGGAACAAAGAGGTAAAATTAACGTGATTATAACCTCCATGAAGTTCCATTCTTTATACCATTCACTTCAGAGcatataatggaggttcacatttaaaaatgaaatatatttttttgtttgatttttttggatTAAATTTGCTGAACTGAGTGCTAATTTGCTCCACTTTCGGCTTTATACATGGTTGCTTGTCACCATCTATAAGCATATCAGACTCCATAATTTGTTATAATCTAGCCTCATGATATTTGTGCTTTCTATATGTTTCTAACTGAAATTTGGATGGGCCAGAAAATGTTTGTACTAGATGTGGATTCAGCACCTACATAGGTGCAGATGTTACATGTACAATCATGGTGGTTGCCTCCAAGTTCTAACTAACATTTTACAATCATAGAAGTTAAACCTACTGAAACATGTGCTAAGAGATAGTAAATCTGTTAGAATGTCATAGTCCTTAAGTCCATCTAGGTCAATTAGCTATTTTTAGTGATTACATTCTCTAGAATGTTTCTTCATTATGCATCTAGTAAAAAATTGTTTCGCAAAAGAAATGAGGATATgtttaataaatcattaatttcaTGAATAGATTTCTCTCCACTATTAGTTGGGCAGCAGGAAGCGACATTTTCCAAGAATGGCAAGTTTGAGCCATTTGATTTATAGTCATTTCAGTGTCTTTGGACCATGGAGAGTCATCATCTGTTGTATGCTTAAACTCATCTAAAATATATAGTCAGTTACCATGACATATGTTTGTTGCCATTTAGTTCCATTGCTGGTGACCTCTTGACTGCTGACTACCTGGTTATTGACCCCTCCAGCAACTACCTACCAAGTTGTCGGTCATCAACAAATAACTATCCATAACTGTTCGGCCATCAACACGTTGTTAGATCAGTGTTGTCAATCCATTTAAATTGTCAGTTAACTTTTTTTAATGCAAATGGTTCAATTTACTTTAAACACTGAATTCTGTCATATAACAACAAGTTCAATTAGTTTATGGTTATATTTTGTAAATGCTTTCACTTCTCCAGCACTTCCATGGTGCATTGAATGTGTGTGCATGGTGCATTTTAACTGACACATTGCGTGAGCTTTTTACTACTTTGCGCTGCCCTTGTACTCGTTTTACATAATGTTGGCATGCCCTCGTGCTAATATTTGTCCATGATGGTAACATTCTAGTGTGAGTTTGTGTTGCTTGTACTTGCGACCCTTGATTTTGCTAGAACCTTTACGGTGTTTGGATAAATTGGCTAAGATATTGATGCATAGTTTATGATGTGAAATGCCAGCCCTTGGAACTGCCTCGGGTGGCATTCTAGGGGATGACACCCCAGTTGTATGctatttatatttgtttcttccatGTTGTGAACTTTGTTTTTTATTGTGTTAAGATTCATATGCATGGTGGAGTTGGGAAAGATGGGAGAAGGAAATTGATTGGATGGTTCTCCAAGGGGTCAACTTACCACTTGCTTTCAATGGGCAAGAAGCCATTTGGCAGAAAGTTTTTGAGGTAcaatacttttctttttcttctatcagTGTCCTTTGCTATTAGTTTGTCAAGGTATAATACCTCAATATATGTAACTTTTCTATCAAACATAGAGCAACAAATGATGTTTTGCCTGGACTGGTATGTACATAACAGTCCTGGTGTGTGAACCAGTATGTGGACTGCCCCCGTTTTGGACAGTTCAACCTGCccatataaaatgtaaaaaatatgTTTGCACCTTTGCCCTAATCGTGCACGTCATTACCTTGTACATTGTTGCTCTGCACCACCTTTGCCCTAATCGCATCTCAATCACACAGGATACATCATGTGATGTCGCCACTCACCATCTCTGCGCACAGCCACCTAGCGCATacacctcttctcctcttcctccactgcctccttttcttccttcctttactGTGCCTTCGCCTTCTCCTTCATCTTCACTCATACATACCAGTGTACTGGTACCGACCGGTCCAGGTCTGGCTAGGGAATAATATGCATCCAGTATGCACTAGATGACAATCCTTTTTATATAGTTTGAGATGTTAGTTCCTTACGGATGTAACTTTGCATGCTGCTTTTTTGTACAAGACAATATTTTGCTTCTCATCCCTGTACCATAATTTTTAGCTCTCTCATCAGTCCATTGACCATTCAAGACTCTACTAACCATGGTTTGCCGTACCGAactataccgcccggtacgggcggtacgtaccggtccgacatgctttcggtacgcggaccgcatcTTACCGGTCCGACattgtagcagtactgtagctcggcacgcctgaatataccgctcggtacacctgggtgtaccgctcggtataccgtaccgtaccggtaccgagctcaggtcgaaactccggtacggtacggtattgcgaaccttgctactAACAATAGGTCAACTATGGAGTACAACTCACAATGAGGAGGTTCCTTTGGTGATTTGACAGTATTTGATACTGGCCGTCAATCTAATGTCAATACCCTGGAGCAAGGTTTTAAATACCGGTTCGTACCGACGTATTGAGCTCCGCTCGGTACAGCACGTACCGTTGGTATGCCAGGGTATACCGATGGTACATCCAAAAACTTAAAAATACCTACACTTACCATGCCTCAGCAATGGTCGAAATCTGGGGCGGTATTGGTCAGTACGCCTCGGTACCAGTCTGTCATGGGCAAAACTGTAAACATGGcttttaatgtaatgcttatgtatgtccgtgtattttggtttgttcatgcgttgcacaacatgtagagggacagtcgaaggcttaacaaccccattttagttgagtttggtggccgttttaggcttgtaaataaaggttgtgtcatgtggacacttgtgagagatatttggtctatagtggaccattttggatcctttgttgtgcgaccgttcagagcttgtaaagtctgtttgtaatttgcattggctatgcaaGTGTTTttcgaaatgtttgcttgtggatcccgagtgaggcgctttctctaacccgttttctcttttgtaggtcttaagggaccattAGATGTTTCggagagactgacctttgcggatggacacgcaacggtgccgcacgacttaggcaaaaccagctaaatccatgacagatggtatcagagctggacaagcactcatagaaacacttgacatgcaaacgtgggggacttagcgggactgcattgagggcagcccgcacgcgcgaccgtttaggggaaagcgggcatggagatgtaggaaaaaggagtcgctaagaggagcgggcatctgagattggcattcagaggaatgaccaacccttcgcgcaagaggcatcacGAGGATAAGCAAGTTGGGAAGAATACGTAgcggttataaagtttacgcagagtcgaggttcgatcagttttttgtgcaccgtctcgaatattcgaaatattgaccattccaaacatattagctctatggaagttgtttaagctgggttttgccaaaagacgtgacggtaatcaagtttgcaaagagtgaaggtttgatcggttttttgtgctccctctcaaaaatttaaaatattgacaattcccaatatatttgtcttcgggaagtcgtatatgctgggtttcgtaagaaaacgtggcagtcataaattttgtgcaaagtcaaggtgtgataggttctttgtgcaccatctcaaaaattcaaaaaattgatcattcccaaaatatttaccctagggaagtcctatgagaatggtttcacagaaaaacatgacggtcataaagattgcgcaaagtcaaggttcaatcggttttttatgcaccgtttacaaattttattgaccattcccaacatatttgccttagggaagttgtataagcctggttttgcaaaaaaaatatgacggttataaagtttgcttaaagttgaggttcgaattttttttttgcaccatctcgaaaagtcaaaatattgaccattcccaacatattaacccatgaaaatttgtacgagccaagtaggtagccctagggagaagcaaccatcgcCCCTGCCACAAGTCACCCTCGCACTCGCCATTGAGGGCACGGGAGTGCGTGCTGCCCGTGAGGTGCCCTTACACTCAGTCGCTTCTTGTCGCCTATCGCAAGGGTCGCTTCCCTACCTCTTCTCTAGCCGAGAACTATCaatcattgggatattagccctagggaaagttgtaaaagtctggattaaaaaaaaatatattacgatCATAAAGTTTTTGCAAAGTCGAAGTTTGATTAGTTTTTTGTGCatcatctcgaaaatttaaaatacagaccattcccaacacattttcCCAAGGGAAGTTGTTAAGCTTAGTTTCACGAAAAAtaatgacggtcataaagattgcccgaagctgagaatcgattgtcttttgtggaccctctaaaaaatttacaatattgacaattccccttttattagctttcgggaagttgtttaagcttagttttgctcttgttcaatcaaacttctattgggcctaagatgtttagagatgtggagagacatgtatagcaatgtcgagtgtgtcatttggcaaaaacaagaagttgtataagcttagtttcgcaagaaacatggctgtcataaagtttgtgcaacgtcgggatttgatcggttttttgcacagtctcgaaaattaaaaaaattgatcattatcaacttatttgccctagcaaagttgtttgtgcaaggtttcacaaaaaatagtgtcagtcataaagtttgtgtaaagtcatggttcaattggttttctgcgcaccatctaaaaaattcaaaatattgacaattcccagcatattagcattatggaagttgttttagcctggttttgcaaaaaaacatgttaatcaaAATGTTTGCGCATAGTCCAGGTTCGGTCGGTTTTGTGAGCCGAAAAAGCTTGGTTCGAACAGTATTCTATTCAcaataaagtaacggtcataaagttttcgcAATGTCTTGAGATGTGGAGGgacatgtatagcaatgccgagtgtgtcatttggcaaaaacaagaagttataTAAGTATAGTTTCGTAAGAAACAcggccgtcataaagtttgtgcaacgtcgggattcgatcggttttttgcacagtctctaaaattcaaaaaattgatcattatcaacttatttgccctagcaaatttgtttgtgcatggtttcacaaaaaatagtgttagtcataaagtttgcgcaaagtcatggttcaattggttttctgcgcaccatctcaaaaatttaaaatattgacaattcccagcatattagcattatggaagttgtataagccggtTTTCGCAAATAAAAGTAGCGGTCATAAAGTTTGTACAAAGTCGAGGTTCCAATAGTTTTTGCGCATCGtcttgaaaatttaaaatattaaccattccaaacatattagccctaaggaagttgtaaaagcttggtttcaaaaattcaaaattcaaaaatagTCCTAAATTTTGAATAAAGTCAATGTTGGATCCGTTTCCTATTCACtatttcaaaaattcaaaaaattgatcattccaaacatattttgtccatgagatgtcgtaggagcatagtttcagaaaaaaaatgtcatagttataaagtttttgcaatgtcgaggttcggtcgattttttgcgcatcgtctcaaaaattcaaaaaattgatcactcccaacatatttgccctagggtagtcagtataagcatagtttgGGAAAAAAATGTGACAGTCATAAACATTGCGAAAAATCGAAGTTCGATTGTTTTTCGCAcaccatcttgaaaattcaaaatattgaccattccaaacatatttgctCCAAGGATGTTGTTTAAGGTTGGTTATGCAACAAAatttgacggttataaagtttacgtagagtcgaggttcgatcagttttttgtgcaccatctcgattattcgaaatattgaccattccaaacatattagctctacggaagttgtttaagctgggttttgccaaaagacgtgacggtaatcaagtttgcaaaaagtgaaggttcgatcggttttttatgctccctctcaaaaatttaaaatattgacaattcccaatatatttaccttcgggaagtcgtatatgctgggcttcgtaagaaaacgtggcagtcataaattttgtgcaaagtcaaggtgtgataggttctttgtgcactatctcaaaaattcaaaaaattgatcactcccaaaatatttaccctagggaagtccttgagatatccgacggagcccttgtcttattagatgtagatccaatacccattaggggaggacccattagggtttgacaggggatctctataaataggagggattcacagcctcataggctagagtctttgcttgcctttcctattctcctcttcctctccacctcagagcaggcctggagtcttgaggagcgtcatcgcaaccctgctgtgtggatcaccgctagagaggaggacgcttgacctccttcaccctctcctaaggatctgcaaggaaacagggatatacgatctccctaggtaacacaatctactctatacgcagtttcatgtttcgcggacttttgcgcaccaatcttcgcacgacgacgaacatctctttgggaatcggggattttgttttcttgttcttccgctgcacatgtgatgtagcccccatgatttcccaacaccaaaatcctcatatatatagatgttctcccatcaagaacatttatcatcaccaattcataacgttcaagaattaattcaaatttgtaacgtttggaccataatgaagaactttaataatattaaatatttaatttaataataacagtttcatgtataaagaataaaaaactgaaatcatttaaatcataattaatgaagaaattcatgataatgaattatgaatcttaatgagaacggttacattattattaaattagatatttaataataacggttacattctcccacttggtccatacgtttatcttaataatttaaattaatctttctcAAACAacattcttaagaaataaatacatgaatcagagcgataagtcctctaagagcgagtattatcatccatgtatcacgatgtatttagtttcttaa encodes:
- the LOC135628844 gene encoding alpha-N-acetylglucosaminidase-like isoform X3 — translated: MASPRPQPGIRPLFALFLSLFFLVFLLPWATGSSPLESSHLYRVLHIQERERLPPAVQVAAARGLLSRLLPFHVSSFEFEIVSKETCGGVACFIISNHPSLSTKGFPEILIQGTSGVELSAGLHWYLKHWCLIHISWEKTGGLQLSSLPKVGSLPHVPSAGILVQRPVPLSYYQNAVTSSYSYAWWSWERWEKEIDWMVLQGVNLPLAFNGQEAIWQKVFETATCPRACP
- the LOC135628844 gene encoding alpha-N-acetylglucosaminidase-like isoform X1; amino-acid sequence: MASPRPQPGIRPLFALFLSLFFLVFLLPWATGSSPLESSHLYRVLHIQERERLPPAVQVAAARGLLSRLLPFHVSSFEFEIVSKETCGGVACFIISNHPSLSTKGFPEILIQGTSGVELSAGLHWYLKHWCLIHISWEKTGGLQLSSLPKVGSLPHVPSAGILVQRPVPLSYYQNAVTSSYSYAWWSWERWEKEIDWMVLQGVNLPLAFNGQEAIWQKVFEVLARPRRLARGEMDLKMGNGAKIAVVAIGEVALHLLGGAIIALDVVFPVRPNPRLRR
- the LOC135628844 gene encoding alpha-N-acetylglucosaminidase-like isoform X2, whose protein sequence is MASPRPQPGIRPLFALFLSLFFLVFLLPWATGSSPLESSHLYRVLHIQERERLPPAVQVAAARGLLSRLLPFHVSSFEFEIVSKETCGGVACFIISNHPSLSTKGFPEILIQGTSGVELSAGLHWYLKHWCLIHISWEKTGGLQLSSLPKVGSLPHVPSAGILVQRPVPLSYYQNAVTSSYSYAWWSWERWEKEIDWMVLQGVNLPLAFNGQEAIWQKVFEVVFPVRPNPRLRR